In Vibrio syngnathi, the following proteins share a genomic window:
- a CDS encoding NUDIX hydrolase encodes MSKVIHQWKSISLIEENVTLPTNVVVKHTTINHPGAAVILPITSSGKIILINQFRPSLKKWLLELPAGTMELNETPLQCAQRELEEETGYSATYFQSLGQVTPLAGFCDEIQYLFVAKDLSLTTRFECDEDEVIEVVELSLEELHHKIRHDQITDTKTIACLSKAQLCGHL; translated from the coding sequence ATGAGTAAAGTTATCCATCAATGGAAAAGTATTTCTCTCATCGAAGAGAACGTGACGCTCCCTACGAACGTTGTGGTAAAACATACAACAATAAACCACCCTGGCGCGGCTGTTATTCTTCCTATCACTTCGTCTGGAAAAATCATCCTCATTAACCAATTTCGCCCTTCTCTTAAAAAATGGCTTTTAGAGTTACCTGCTGGCACGATGGAACTTAATGAGACACCTCTTCAATGTGCCCAACGAGAATTGGAAGAAGAAACTGGTTACAGTGCAACTTATTTTCAGAGCTTAGGGCAAGTGACACCTTTAGCTGGCTTCTGTGATGAAATCCAGTATTTGTTTGTCGCAAAAGACTTAAGCCTCACTACCCGCTTTGAATGCGATGAAGATGAAGTAATAGAGGTGGTCGAACTTAGCCTGGAAGAACTGCACCATAAAATACGACACGATCAAATCACAGATACCAAAACTATCGCTTGTTTAAGCAAAGCCCAACTATGTGGTCATCTATAG
- a CDS encoding lipase family protein: protein MKSLKRYQYERYAVLCNLAYPRVFKQTRYGFDPNGQRIIKNQFGKTMIRVLWSSDKDEVVVVIKGSHSISDWLLTFALWTRSCKRVGLNYRIHAGFYHLMFQESQPSRNEDKLGLNVIERLEATLIPLLEQGKRISITGHSSGGAIGCVFADYLDQKYPGCVRRIVTFGQPAIGDWNFRKHYRLSKKTYRICCDIDIVTFMPPVPLLYWHVGKVLWLYNGRIYENTPTFIRLGRSVLSWLIRPFSYHLMSKYIRNKDFFDKH, encoded by the coding sequence GTGAAGTCACTAAAACGATACCAATATGAACGCTACGCGGTTCTTTGTAACCTCGCCTACCCGAGAGTTTTTAAACAGACTCGTTACGGTTTTGATCCTAATGGACAGCGCATCATAAAGAACCAGTTTGGCAAAACCATGATTCGAGTTTTATGGAGTAGTGACAAAGATGAAGTGGTTGTGGTTATCAAGGGATCGCACAGTATCTCAGATTGGTTGCTTACCTTTGCTCTATGGACAAGAAGCTGCAAAAGAGTTGGGCTCAACTACCGGATACATGCGGGTTTCTATCATTTGATGTTTCAAGAAAGCCAACCAAGCCGCAATGAAGATAAGCTCGGGTTAAACGTTATCGAGCGCTTAGAAGCGACGCTCATACCTTTGTTAGAGCAAGGGAAAAGGATTTCTATCACCGGGCACTCTTCTGGCGGTGCAATTGGTTGCGTGTTCGCTGATTACCTAGATCAAAAGTATCCAGGCTGTGTTAGGCGAATAGTGACCTTTGGCCAACCTGCGATTGGTGATTGGAATTTTCGAAAGCACTATCGTTTGAGTAAGAAAACCTACCGTATCTGCTGTGACATCGATATCGTTACCTTCATGCCACCCGTACCTCTGTTGTATTGGCATGTAGGTAAAGTGCTTTGGCTTTATAACGGACGAATCTATGAGAACACCCCAACCTTTATACGCCTTGGGCGCTCTGTTTTAAGTTGGTTGATCAGACCTTTCTCTTACCACTTAATGAGCAAATATATTCGCAATAAGGATTTCTTTGATAAGCACTGA
- the viaA gene encoding ATPase RavA stimulator ViaA translates to MLGADGLNLALMVADSGIIDTAMNDLIARSQVMMAAENKGVKTSVKNHLVKWRGKVKKRVTKVCETDRFQEEIALYQEVIHWDESQFFDEIDSVIKKLEWHSAFYLQARRLMENNKGVCNAMFPHYFCDQWYQSLSDAIKQAQVIELETSKEKVLADLYQRMETMKNMDKVTESGDEGSVGRLWDMASAKLSKTDLTIMKRHAEFLNKHKGLQEIAEKLGRMAGEEDDPSLHKAPVEELQMVEEKSDEAVDDIVGIHESDDLNKMLPNETMFLAYPELEVIFYKHLADKRLLSYRSQGKSRTLRKVKAQKPDSKNIDIEKGPFIVCVDASGSMSGFPEQSAKAMAYALMQIALAEERDCYVILFSSEQITYELTRQDGLREASDFLSYSFHGGTDLEPVLMKSIDLMTGDKYKNADLIVLSDFIAPKQSDEMIAQVEKLKEHKNRFHAVSLSKYGNPQLMTMFDHCWAYHPSLVGRFMKKW, encoded by the coding sequence ATGTTAGGAGCAGACGGCTTAAACCTTGCTTTGATGGTCGCTGATTCAGGTATCATTGATACCGCGATGAATGATCTCATCGCTCGTTCTCAAGTGATGATGGCTGCTGAGAACAAAGGTGTAAAAACATCAGTCAAAAACCATTTAGTTAAATGGCGCGGCAAAGTAAAAAAACGTGTTACCAAGGTATGCGAAACCGATCGATTCCAAGAGGAAATCGCGCTATACCAAGAAGTCATTCACTGGGATGAATCTCAGTTCTTTGACGAGATCGACAGCGTTATTAAGAAGCTGGAGTGGCACTCAGCATTTTATCTACAAGCAAGACGTTTGATGGAAAACAATAAAGGCGTTTGTAACGCGATGTTTCCACACTACTTTTGCGATCAATGGTACCAATCGCTGTCAGATGCCATTAAGCAAGCTCAAGTAATCGAACTCGAAACAAGCAAAGAAAAAGTCTTAGCCGATCTTTATCAGCGCATGGAAACCATGAAAAACATGGACAAAGTGACGGAGTCGGGCGATGAAGGCAGTGTAGGGCGCTTGTGGGACATGGCATCAGCTAAGTTAAGTAAAACAGACCTCACCATCATGAAGCGCCATGCTGAGTTCTTGAATAAGCACAAGGGCTTGCAAGAGATCGCAGAAAAGCTCGGCCGTATGGCTGGCGAGGAAGATGATCCTTCGTTACACAAAGCCCCTGTAGAAGAACTGCAGATGGTTGAAGAGAAAAGCGATGAAGCAGTCGATGATATTGTAGGGATTCATGAAAGTGATGACCTCAACAAGATGTTGCCAAACGAGACCATGTTCTTAGCGTACCCAGAGCTTGAGGTTATCTTTTACAAACACTTGGCCGACAAGCGTTTACTGAGCTATCGCTCGCAAGGTAAATCACGAACATTACGTAAAGTGAAAGCGCAAAAGCCTGATAGTAAGAACATCGATATTGAAAAGGGCCCGTTTATCGTCTGTGTCGACGCCTCTGGTTCTATGAGCGGTTTCCCTGAGCAGTCAGCTAAAGCAATGGCTTATGCCTTGATGCAGATAGCTCTAGCCGAAGAGAGAGACTGTTACGTGATTCTGTTCTCTTCTGAGCAGATCACTTACGAGTTAACAAGGCAAGATGGCCTGCGTGAAGCGAGTGATTTTTTAAGCTACTCGTTCCATGGTGGTACAGATTTAGAGCCGGTTCTGATGAAGTCGATTGATTTGATGACGGGTGATAAATACAAGAACGCAGATTTGATCGTGCTCTCTGATTTTATTGCTCCTAAGCAATCTGATGAAATGATTGCTCAGGTCGAAAAATTGAAAGAGCACAAAAACCGTTTTCATGCGGTTAGTCTTTCGAAATATGGCAACCCACAACTTATGACGATGTTCGATCATTGTTGGGCTTACCATCCGAGCCTAGTCGGTCGTTTCATGAAGAAGTGGTAA
- a CDS encoding cytochrome-c peroxidase: MFVTKRSVLKMALFILIGITGLPNVVYAKLQLEPLGEVPVPADNKQTPEKIELGKILFYDGRLSGDTTSPCAGCHIQSQGWDFPDDLSMGYPGTVHWRNSQTIINAAYYDKLFWAGSAMSLEAQAKDAAKGAVAGNGEDDIMEARLALVPEYVERFKQVFGDDTPKIHNAWRAIAAFERTMIQRDTPIDNYLLGDKTALSESQLKGKALFEGKANCIACHNGALVSDQKFYNIGVPPSPWWNDDGLAQITFRFELYSKGVTEEMYRTTKADPGAYFRAKRKEMLGKFRTPSLRYTKYTAPYMHNGTIPTLEAVIDFYDRGGVADDGRTTGFPQTKSTLIQPLGLTEQDKKNLLSFVEAFSGERIFIEEPTIPEYQTLFTQEELAGAEK; encoded by the coding sequence ATGTTCGTAACTAAGCGCTCTGTATTAAAGATGGCACTCTTTATTCTAATTGGGATAACGGGGCTTCCTAATGTTGTTTATGCAAAGTTACAGCTTGAGCCTCTAGGGGAGGTACCTGTACCTGCGGATAATAAACAAACGCCTGAAAAAATAGAGTTGGGAAAAATCTTATTTTATGACGGTCGACTCAGCGGTGATACGACGAGCCCTTGTGCTGGTTGCCATATTCAATCTCAGGGCTGGGATTTTCCTGATGACCTTTCTATGGGGTACCCGGGAACGGTGCATTGGCGTAATAGCCAAACGATCATTAACGCAGCTTACTACGATAAATTATTCTGGGCGGGCAGCGCTATGTCATTGGAAGCGCAAGCCAAAGATGCAGCGAAAGGTGCGGTCGCGGGGAATGGTGAAGATGACATCATGGAAGCTCGTTTAGCATTAGTGCCAGAGTATGTTGAACGTTTTAAGCAAGTGTTTGGTGATGATACACCGAAAATACATAACGCTTGGCGTGCTATAGCCGCCTTTGAACGTACGATGATTCAACGTGACACACCAATAGATAACTATTTACTCGGTGACAAAACCGCTTTGTCCGAGTCCCAACTGAAGGGCAAAGCACTGTTTGAAGGTAAAGCGAATTGCATTGCTTGTCACAACGGGGCTTTGGTATCTGACCAAAAATTCTACAACATTGGCGTACCGCCAAGCCCTTGGTGGAATGATGATGGATTAGCACAGATAACGTTCCGATTTGAGCTTTATTCTAAAGGTGTCACCGAAGAGATGTACCGCACTACAAAGGCCGATCCCGGTGCTTACTTTCGTGCCAAACGCAAAGAGATGTTAGGTAAGTTCCGCACACCGAGCTTACGTTATACGAAGTACACAGCACCATATATGCACAATGGCACCATTCCTACTTTAGAAGCGGTGATCGACTTCTACGATCGAGGTGGTGTCGCAGATGACGGGCGAACGACTGGGTTTCCTCAGACCAAATCTACTTTGATTCAACCTCTAGGTTTAACCGAGCAAGATAAAAAGAACTTACTGAGTTTTGTTGAAGCATTTTCTGGTGAACGGATTTTTATTGAAGAGCCGACCATTCCAGAATACCAAACGCTATTTACCCAAGAAGAACTTGCTGGAGCAGAAAAATGA
- a CDS encoding methyl-accepting chemotaxis protein, producing MQFSLKRKMVFSVVLAIAVTSAILLFMGYKTFQTNSWQAIESESRNTLQAHAKGISDWFYDKKQAVHGLQQQVQLNPSIDIVPHLRQTLVSGGFGLSYYGNKEGEMFRHDPSLNKAGYDPRVRGWYKQTLAENRAVTTKPYVSVTMQTLVVTLTDPVTENGSIIGVVASNLALDKLIEDVLAIQVPGNGRAILIDKQGTVVAHQNKDFILKQVNDIAPELSMSGLNSAAQNLTTIFTQVDGAERVIMAEPIKGTDWLLVIEMDKDVLEQPLFDMLISQITTGLIVLIVMAVATSWFVARQLVELGRVSEALADIAEGEGDLTQRLQVSSQDEVGQLADKFNVFVDRLHQMMQNVTQVSTAMNSGAEHANTSAMKRSDSVSRQQDEITMVATAVTEMATATAEIATNAESTAKSATHSVELSEQGFQQMAKSQSSINDLATELTSAVSIISELEEHGQQIASILATIREIAEQTNLLALNAAIEAARAGEQGRGFAVVADEVRVLSQRTHASTEEIEDKIKRLQQATNGAVKVMTQSHDMAKTSVHDVDMAGESLAQIREAIQIISDMATQIASAAEEQSLVTAEINANTESVREVSDVMAVDATDAVSQADQLSHLASDLKRELSRFKL from the coding sequence ATGCAATTTAGTCTAAAGAGGAAAATGGTTTTCTCTGTAGTTTTGGCGATTGCTGTTACATCTGCCATTCTTCTTTTCATGGGTTATAAGACTTTTCAAACAAACAGCTGGCAAGCAATAGAAAGTGAAAGTCGCAATACACTTCAAGCTCATGCTAAGGGCATCAGTGACTGGTTTTATGATAAGAAACAAGCAGTACACGGGCTTCAGCAACAAGTGCAGCTTAACCCTTCAATAGATATCGTTCCTCATTTACGTCAAACCTTGGTATCTGGTGGGTTTGGATTGAGTTATTACGGTAACAAAGAAGGTGAGATGTTCCGTCATGATCCTTCATTGAATAAAGCGGGCTATGACCCAAGAGTCCGAGGTTGGTATAAACAAACCTTAGCTGAGAATCGAGCGGTGACAACAAAGCCGTATGTAAGTGTGACGATGCAAACCTTGGTGGTGACACTGACAGACCCAGTGACCGAGAATGGATCGATCATCGGTGTTGTGGCATCAAACTTGGCATTGGACAAATTGATTGAAGACGTATTAGCCATTCAGGTTCCGGGGAATGGGCGTGCGATTCTGATCGATAAGCAAGGAACGGTTGTTGCTCATCAAAATAAAGATTTCATTCTGAAACAAGTCAATGATATTGCGCCAGAGCTGAGTATGTCTGGCTTGAACAGTGCTGCGCAAAACTTGACGACGATCTTTACTCAAGTGGACGGTGCTGAGCGAGTCATCATGGCTGAGCCGATTAAAGGCACTGACTGGTTACTTGTGATTGAAATGGATAAAGACGTACTAGAGCAGCCCCTGTTCGATATGTTGATTAGCCAAATCACCACAGGTTTGATTGTATTGATCGTTATGGCTGTAGCAACCTCATGGTTTGTGGCTCGTCAATTAGTTGAACTAGGGCGAGTGAGTGAAGCATTAGCTGATATTGCGGAAGGGGAAGGCGACCTCACACAAAGACTACAAGTGTCGAGCCAAGATGAGGTGGGTCAACTTGCCGATAAGTTTAATGTCTTCGTTGATCGGCTCCATCAAATGATGCAAAACGTCACTCAAGTTTCTACCGCGATGAACAGCGGTGCCGAGCATGCTAATACCAGTGCGATGAAGCGCAGTGATAGTGTAAGCAGGCAACAAGATGAGATCACGATGGTGGCAACGGCTGTGACAGAAATGGCGACAGCAACAGCGGAAATCGCCACGAATGCTGAGAGTACGGCAAAAAGTGCGACTCATTCGGTGGAGTTGAGCGAGCAAGGCTTCCAACAGATGGCTAAAAGCCAATCATCGATCAATGATCTCGCTACTGAGCTAACAAGCGCTGTGTCTATCATCAGTGAGCTTGAAGAGCATGGTCAGCAAATCGCGTCTATCTTAGCGACGATTCGTGAAATAGCGGAGCAAACGAACTTACTCGCGCTCAATGCGGCCATTGAAGCGGCTAGGGCAGGCGAACAAGGTCGAGGCTTTGCAGTGGTTGCTGATGAGGTTCGTGTGCTTTCTCAACGTACTCATGCTTCAACAGAAGAGATCGAAGACAAGATCAAACGCTTACAACAAGCGACCAATGGTGCGGTGAAAGTGATGACGCAAAGCCATGATATGGCGAAAACAAGCGTACACGATGTGGATATGGCCGGAGAGAGCCTAGCTCAAATCCGTGAAGCGATTCAGATAATCAGTGATATGGCGACTCAGATTGCTTCTGCCGCTGAAGAGCAGTCACTGGTTACTGCCGAAATCAATGCGAATACCGAATCTGTTCGTGAAGTGAGTGATGTGATGGCAGTTGATGCGACCGATGCGGTTTCACAAGCCGATCAGCTAAGTCATTTAGCGAGTGACTTGAAACGAGAGTTGTCACGCTTCAAGCTTTAA
- a CDS encoding molecular chaperone, whose amino-acid sequence MYKWIMHKWTVLLILSLTCLSAHAFKVEPMSMEMTPLGKRAQMTMRVENSSQEPLTVELSPVYMTMDKYGKETTTPADDELLVIPVTAIIEPGRSQSIMVRYLGDPSITESKAFRIAVKQVKVQRASSNQGQVSLLLQFNTLINVRPQNTASQLEIKSIEANDKNNKWVLEVLNSGNSYGRLTNTTWKISDGTNSTYLKGVEIAKRIPGTLVLPYSTRFFEMQPLEDYNVDTLSIEIEQDQ is encoded by the coding sequence ATGTATAAATGGATCATGCATAAATGGACTGTTCTCTTAATATTGTCACTCACTTGTTTGTCTGCTCATGCGTTCAAAGTAGAGCCGATGTCTATGGAGATGACGCCACTTGGTAAAAGAGCCCAAATGACGATGAGGGTTGAGAATTCGTCTCAAGAACCACTCACGGTTGAGTTGTCTCCGGTATACATGACAATGGACAAATATGGAAAAGAGACCACGACGCCTGCAGATGACGAGCTATTAGTGATTCCGGTAACCGCAATCATAGAGCCTGGACGTTCCCAATCCATTATGGTGCGATATTTAGGTGACCCTTCCATCACAGAGTCAAAAGCTTTTCGTATTGCGGTTAAGCAAGTGAAAGTTCAAAGAGCAAGCAGTAACCAAGGACAAGTGAGTTTGTTACTTCAGTTTAATACGCTGATCAACGTGCGACCTCAGAACACAGCCTCTCAATTAGAAATAAAAAGTATCGAAGCAAATGACAAAAATAACAAATGGGTCCTTGAAGTACTGAATAGTGGCAATAGTTATGGTCGGTTAACCAATACGACATGGAAAATTTCTGACGGTACAAATTCAACATATTTGAAAGGCGTAGAAATTGCCAAACGTATTCCAGGAACTTTGGTTCTTCCCTATTCCACTCGTTTTTTCGAAATGCAGCCACTTGAAGATTACAATGTAGACACGCTATCGATTGAAATCGAGCAGGATCAGTAG
- the ltaE gene encoding low-specificity L-threonine aldolase, with protein MDFRSDTVTKPSQAMRDIMANAEVGDDVYGDDPTVNELEQWAANETGFEAAMFTSSGTQANLLGLMAHCERGDEYLCGQQAHNYKYEAGGAAVLGSIQPQPIENNPDGTLDFKKLASAIKPDDSHFARTKLLSLENTINGKVLPISYLAEAREFVNQHGLQMHLDGARVYNAAAALDVHIKEIAQYFDSMTICLSKGLGAPIGSLLLGSKAYIAKARRLRKMVGGGMRQAGILAAAGKMALTENVAQLKVDHENAKNLAIGLSKLEGFSVNPDFIQTNIVFAKLDESVDINRIARELGEQGITMSPGNPVRFVTHRDISSEDIATFLTKLENAL; from the coding sequence ATGGACTTTCGTTCTGATACCGTAACTAAACCTTCACAAGCTATGCGCGATATAATGGCAAATGCAGAAGTGGGCGATGATGTATATGGCGACGACCCAACCGTCAATGAATTGGAGCAGTGGGCTGCTAATGAAACGGGGTTTGAAGCAGCGATGTTCACCTCTTCAGGCACACAAGCCAACCTACTTGGTTTAATGGCGCACTGTGAGCGTGGTGACGAATATCTTTGTGGCCAACAAGCACACAACTACAAGTACGAAGCCGGCGGCGCCGCTGTACTTGGCTCTATTCAACCTCAGCCAATTGAAAACAACCCAGACGGCACGTTAGATTTTAAAAAGCTTGCTTCTGCAATTAAGCCAGACGATAGCCATTTCGCTCGCACCAAGCTTCTTAGTTTAGAAAACACCATTAATGGTAAAGTGCTGCCAATCTCTTATCTAGCGGAAGCTCGTGAGTTCGTAAACCAACACGGCTTGCAAATGCACCTAGATGGCGCGCGCGTCTATAACGCTGCTGCGGCATTGGATGTACACATCAAAGAGATCGCGCAATACTTCGATTCGATGACAATTTGTTTATCAAAAGGTTTGGGTGCTCCGATTGGCTCTCTACTTCTTGGTAGCAAAGCGTACATCGCTAAAGCTCGTCGACTGCGTAAAATGGTCGGTGGCGGTATGCGTCAGGCTGGCATTCTTGCTGCAGCAGGTAAAATGGCGCTGACAGAGAACGTGGCTCAACTAAAAGTTGACCACGAGAACGCGAAAAACCTAGCCATTGGCCTAAGTAAACTGGAAGGCTTCTCGGTTAATCCTGATTTCATTCAAACTAACATCGTGTTTGCGAAGTTAGATGAGTCGGTTGATATTAACCGCATCGCGCGAGAGTTAGGTGAACAAGGTATTACGATGTCGCCAGGTAACCCGGTACGTTTTGTTACTCATAGAGATATCAGTTCAGAAGACATCGCTACTTTCCTAACTAAATTGGAAAATGCGCTTTAA
- a CDS encoding cytochrome-c peroxidase, which yields MSIALKSLVGVCSLFSATLYAALPPINIDTAKAELGKRLFFDTRLSGDDSISCSSCHIPANGFSYPEPLSPAYTGSDGFRNAPTLINTAYKEVWFHDGRIGTNLNDVVRENITEDWLMNMDMRLMQERLKQDPIYVEMFKEANLGEPSNGGVRKALPEYLKTLTSKNVPFDKGELSDLAIQGEKLFTGKAGCSQCHSGSLFTDGKAHNTGVPENHEIFLDPMRHQSFLAYNMFMGVQDYLTLKRDVGAHVQTHKADGSDRGKFVTPTLRELTQTAPYMHNGMLATLEDVVEFYNQGGGEDSNKDSRLTTLSLTDDEKKALVAFLESLSGDVLTGEKYEWLDYDFDYEYTEDWSNVRN from the coding sequence ATGAGCATCGCACTAAAAAGCTTGGTAGGAGTGTGTTCTCTTTTTTCTGCAACTCTATACGCCGCTTTGCCTCCTATAAATATAGATACGGCGAAGGCTGAACTCGGTAAACGTCTGTTTTTTGATACGCGCTTGTCCGGGGATGACTCGATTTCGTGTTCCAGTTGCCACATTCCGGCGAATGGCTTCTCTTATCCTGAACCGTTAAGCCCGGCGTACACAGGGAGTGATGGGTTTCGTAATGCACCCACACTTATTAACACAGCCTATAAAGAGGTGTGGTTTCACGATGGTCGGATTGGCACCAACCTAAACGATGTGGTGCGGGAAAATATCACTGAAGACTGGCTGATGAATATGGACATGCGTTTGATGCAAGAACGCCTCAAACAAGACCCTATATACGTCGAGATGTTTAAAGAGGCTAATCTAGGGGAACCTTCAAATGGCGGTGTGCGCAAAGCCCTGCCTGAATATCTAAAAACACTGACTTCGAAGAACGTCCCTTTTGACAAGGGTGAGCTTAGCGACTTAGCCATCCAGGGAGAAAAGCTGTTCACAGGCAAAGCGGGGTGCAGCCAATGCCATAGCGGCTCTCTATTTACGGATGGGAAGGCACACAATACCGGAGTGCCAGAAAATCATGAGATATTTTTAGACCCAATGCGGCATCAATCTTTTCTTGCCTACAACATGTTTATGGGTGTGCAAGATTACTTAACGTTAAAGCGTGATGTTGGTGCGCATGTTCAAACTCATAAAGCGGATGGTAGCGATCGCGGTAAATTTGTTACGCCAACGCTGCGAGAGCTGACTCAAACTGCGCCGTATATGCACAATGGCATGCTGGCCACGCTTGAAGATGTGGTTGAGTTTTATAATCAAGGCGGTGGCGAGGACTCAAATAAAGACTCTCGACTCACCACGCTTTCCTTAACGGACGATGAAAAAAAGGCACTGGTGGCCTTTTTGGAGTCGTTATCTGGAGACGTTCTCACGGGTGAAAAGTACGAATGGTTGGATTATGACTTCGACTACGAATACACGGAGGATTGGTCAAATGTTCGTAACTAA
- a CDS encoding ATPase RavA domain-containing protein: MTPSISSHADKALLSERINKLAHALSDGVYEREDTIKLCLLAALAGESVFLLGPPGIAKSLIAKRLIQAFDNSSYFEYLMTRFSTPEEVFGPLSIQELKDNGRYVRLTEGYLPTAQVVFLDEIWKAGPAILNTLLTVVNEKTFKNGADIERVPMRLLVSASNELPDEDSGLEALYDRMLVRVFVNRIQNKQNFKSMLTTGTSQEAVIPKGLAITDIEYHQWQKELDNLELTDNSFNKLFELKTMLEETVKNQGSSSDSDLYVSDRRWKKAVKLLKASAFFSGRDSVNPLDIMLLQDCLWHSPESRDVVRSVVKDFALNRAFDQQESKAQIEMSREELEEIQDDVESTLSVSLSVESTSGLRRKDVYQHDIKNAKMYSVGSAYNLIKLVMLQSNMSVSESEKGDSRWVYVAKDDFDRVLKEGHGDIYGYVNENKNLCRLKLDLDASNQLVIKDIANRSVLVSVVTTDGLDQELYSKWLSGAEKALEQLTEAEFKLKRVRTEFHDALPHNYIDPDLPKAMESSLQAVTQDLETTKAKSSKIAQRIKFMSQYFE; this comes from the coding sequence ATGACCCCCTCTATTTCCTCACATGCTGACAAGGCGCTACTCTCTGAAAGAATCAATAAATTAGCGCATGCTCTCTCTGACGGCGTTTATGAAAGAGAAGACACGATTAAGCTCTGTCTGCTGGCGGCTCTTGCTGGTGAAAGTGTGTTCTTATTAGGTCCTCCGGGTATTGCAAAAAGCCTTATCGCCAAACGCCTCATTCAGGCTTTTGACAACAGTAGCTACTTCGAATATTTGATGACGCGCTTCTCTACTCCAGAAGAAGTGTTTGGTCCGCTAAGCATTCAAGAATTAAAAGATAACGGTCGCTATGTAAGGCTGACCGAAGGCTACCTACCAACAGCGCAAGTTGTTTTCCTTGATGAGATCTGGAAAGCAGGCCCAGCCATTCTTAATACGTTACTGACTGTGGTTAACGAAAAGACATTTAAAAATGGCGCAGACATTGAGCGCGTGCCGATGCGCTTGTTGGTTTCAGCATCCAATGAACTTCCGGATGAAGACAGCGGCTTAGAAGCACTTTATGACCGAATGTTAGTTCGCGTGTTCGTCAACCGTATTCAAAACAAACAAAACTTCAAATCGATGCTAACAACGGGTACTTCTCAGGAAGCCGTAATCCCCAAAGGGTTAGCGATTACAGACATTGAATACCATCAATGGCAGAAAGAACTCGATAATTTGGAGCTGACGGATAACTCGTTTAACAAGCTATTTGAACTGAAAACTATGCTTGAAGAGACCGTTAAGAATCAGGGCTCATCATCAGATTCTGACTTGTATGTATCAGACAGACGTTGGAAGAAAGCGGTCAAGCTATTGAAAGCGAGCGCCTTCTTCAGTGGCCGTGACAGCGTAAATCCGTTGGATATTATGCTTCTTCAAGATTGTTTGTGGCATAGCCCTGAATCTCGTGATGTGGTTCGTAGCGTTGTCAAAGATTTTGCGTTGAACCGAGCGTTTGATCAGCAAGAGTCGAAAGCTCAAATCGAAATGTCTCGTGAAGAGCTAGAAGAGATTCAAGATGATGTTGAATCGACTCTGTCGGTGTCGCTCTCTGTGGAGTCAACCAGTGGCTTACGACGTAAAGACGTTTACCAACATGATATCAAGAACGCGAAAATGTACAGCGTCGGTAGCGCATACAATCTTATTAAATTGGTTATGCTGCAAAGCAATATGTCGGTGTCTGAATCTGAGAAAGGCGATAGTCGTTGGGTGTACGTAGCCAAAGATGATTTTGATCGTGTTCTTAAAGAAGGTCATGGCGACATTTACGGTTACGTAAACGAAAACAAAAATCTATGCCGCTTAAAGCTCGACTTGGATGCATCGAATCAATTAGTGATTAAAGATATTGCTAATCGCTCTGTATTGGTGAGTGTGGTTACCACAGACGGCTTAGATCAAGAACTGTATAGCAAGTGGTTGAGCGGTGCAGAGAAAGCCCTAGAGCAGTTAACCGAAGCTGAGTTCAAGCTAAAAAGAGTACGCACCGAATTTCACGATGCGTTACCTCATAACTATATCGACCCTGATTTGCCGAAAGCGATGGAATCAAGCTTGCAAGCGGTAACACAAGATCTCGAAACGACGAAAGCAAAGAGCAGCAAGATCGCACAGCGCATTAAGTTCATGAGTCAGTACTTTGAGTAA